In Fusobacterium hwasookii, a single window of DNA contains:
- a CDS encoding peptide ABC transporter substrate-binding protein, giving the protein MKFLKLFSIFILTCLLFACGEDKIEESEKVEQIFYTVMPKQEYQLNPQSYSGNERALLTQLFEGLTELKTEGVRLVSVVNIEHSDDYKEWTFTLRDDLKWSDGEKINAATYLDSWLDSLENSKSDEIYRMFVIKGAEDYYNKKVDRASVGLKVQDNKLIVSLNTPIKNFDEWVSNLIFYPIRKENRDLNLDKKIVNGAFKVSSFTDDEIILERNENYWDNINTKLKEIKISLVEDGIMAYEMFSRNEIDFFGEPFYSMPFDRLNQVNTLPEKLVFPTSRYWYISIPNENKEKFFENLEIRKLMYAVSDPEFMGKVILENNSPAIFNHPHPSSDALNKAKEDFEKIKENSNFNFSETPYIAYFENNKLLDKKLLLSTVKEWIGQFKIPIRVTSNSDSGITFKIEKYLVGTNNMNDLYYYINYKYGTNIKSDEEFLNNLPVIPLLQEYDTVLSHSSVRGINVSPSGDIYLKYINMQ; this is encoded by the coding sequence ATGAAATTTTTAAAATTATTCTCAATTTTTATATTAACTTGCCTATTATTTGCTTGTGGAGAAGATAAAATAGAAGAAAGTGAAAAAGTTGAGCAAATTTTTTATACTGTTATGCCAAAACAAGAATATCAATTAAATCCTCAATCTTATTCTGGAAACGAGAGAGCATTATTAACTCAACTTTTTGAAGGATTAACTGAGCTTAAAACAGAAGGAGTTAGACTTGTAAGTGTAGTAAATATAGAGCACTCTGACGACTATAAAGAATGGACTTTTACTTTAAGAGATGATTTAAAATGGTCTGATGGAGAAAAAATAAATGCTGCTACTTATTTAGATAGCTGGTTAGATAGCTTGGAAAATTCAAAATCTGATGAAATTTACAGAATGTTTGTAATAAAAGGTGCTGAAGATTATTATAATAAAAAGGTTGATAGAGCTTCTGTTGGACTTAAAGTTCAAGATAATAAACTTATAGTTAGTTTAAATACTCCTATTAAAAATTTTGATGAATGGGTAAGTAATCTAATTTTTTATCCAATTAGAAAAGAGAATAGAGATTTGAATCTTGATAAGAAAATTGTTAATGGAGCTTTTAAAGTTTCTAGTTTTACAGATGATGAAATTATTTTAGAGAGAAATGAAAACTATTGGGATAACATTAATACCAAGTTAAAAGAAATTAAAATTTCACTTGTAGAAGATGGAATAATGGCTTATGAAATGTTTTCTCGTAATGAGATAGACTTTTTTGGTGAACCTTTTTATTCTATGCCTTTTGATAGATTAAACCAAGTAAATACTTTACCTGAAAAATTAGTATTTCCTACAAGTAGATATTGGTATATTTCTATACCTAATGAAAATAAAGAAAAATTTTTTGAGAATCTTGAAATTAGAAAACTTATGTATGCTGTGAGTGATCCAGAATTTATGGGAAAGGTTATTTTAGAAAATAACTCTCCTGCTATTTTTAACCATCCTCATCCAAGTTCTGATGCATTGAATAAAGCTAAGGAAGATTTTGAAAAAATAAAAGAAAACTCTAATTTTAATTTTTCAGAAACTCCTTATATTGCTTATTTTGAGAACAATAAATTATTAGACAAAAAATTACTTTTATCAACTGTAAAAGAATGGATAGGACAATTTAAAATTCCTATAAGAGTTACTTCTAATTCTGATTCAGGAATAACTTTTAAAATAGAAAAATATTTAGTGGGAACAAATAATATGAATGATTTATATTATTATATCAATTATAAGTATGGTACTAATATAAAATCTGATGAAGAATTTTTAAATAACTTACCTGTTATTCCGCTTTTACAAGAATATGATACTGTTTTATCTCATTCAAGTGTAAGAGGAATTAATGTAAGCCCAAGTGGAGATATCTATTTAAAATATATAAATATGCAATAA
- a CDS encoding Nif3-like dinuclear metal center hexameric protein — translation MKARDIINILEKKFPKINAEEWDNVGLLIGDYDKEVKKIQFSLDATLESIEHAISEKVDMLITHHPIIFKSIKDITEQNILGKKIRDLIKNDINVYSIHTNLDSSIEGLNDYVLKKIGISEYKILDFDEEKNCGIGRIFKLDEERNLKNFIEELKLKLKILNLRVISNDLDKKIKKVALINGSAMSYWRKAKKEKVDLFITDDVGYHDALDALESGLNVIDFGHYESEHFFYEILIEEFKENNLEFLVFNMEPVFKFY, via the coding sequence ATGAAAGCCAGAGATATTATAAATATTTTAGAAAAGAAATTTCCTAAAATAAATGCAGAAGAATGGGATAATGTTGGACTTCTAATAGGAGATTATGATAAGGAAGTTAAAAAAATTCAGTTTTCATTGGATGCAACATTGGAAAGCATTGAACATGCAATTTCTGAAAAAGTAGACATGTTAATTACTCATCATCCTATTATTTTTAAATCTATTAAAGACATAACTGAGCAAAATATTTTAGGAAAAAAAATTAGAGATCTAATAAAAAATGATATCAATGTTTACTCAATACATACAAATTTAGATTCAAGTATTGAGGGACTAAATGATTATGTTTTGAAGAAAATTGGTATTTCAGAGTACAAGATATTAGATTTTGATGAAGAAAAAAATTGTGGTATAGGAAGAATTTTTAAATTAGATGAAGAAAGAAATTTAAAAAATTTTATAGAAGAACTTAAACTAAAATTGAAAATTTTAAATCTAAGAGTTATAAGTAATGATTTAGATAAAAAAATTAAGAAAGTAGCTCTTATAAATGGTTCTGCTATGAGTTATTGGAGAAAAGCTAAAAAAGAAAAGGTTGATTTATTTATAACAGATGATGTAGGTTATCATGATGCTCTTGATGCTTTGGAAAGTGGTTTAAATGTAATTGACTTTGGACATTATGAAAGTGAGCATTTTTTCTATGAAATTTTAATAGAAGAATTCAAAGAAAATAACTTAGAATTTTTAGTTTTTAATATGGAACCAGTGTTTAAGTTTTACTAA
- a CDS encoding sigma-70 family RNA polymerase sigma factor, with the protein MKLLSLEKYLLKNDINDDEFKKLVIEISEKLELEALPEDRKLTDEEIDYEYIDFLIAETLESLKDDICKCEVECGVPDCCGTRVEKNLKKVYEMALYMLRDGISYEDLTQEGIIGLIKAHELFEDDKDFKLYKDYYIAREMFNYINNYANYRKSAFKDYAENEIHKDSHLKVSLKDRNKEEELKNLEKENKEKHIEEMKYLEKRAETLFDYLNLKYRLSEREIEVLVLYYCLDGHKKKTFSEISEITKIEDDSLDKILKGAMFKLSNVDEKVEL; encoded by the coding sequence TTGAAGCTTTTAAGTCTTGAAAAATATTTACTAAAAAATGATATAAATGATGATGAATTTAAAAAACTTGTAATTGAAATATCAGAAAAATTAGAGTTAGAAGCACTTCCTGAAGATAGAAAGTTAACTGATGAAGAAATAGATTATGAGTATATTGATTTTCTTATAGCTGAAACTCTTGAAAGTTTGAAAGATGATATTTGTAAGTGTGAAGTTGAATGTGGAGTTCCAGATTGTTGTGGAACAAGAGTTGAAAAAAACTTAAAAAAAGTTTATGAAATGGCTCTTTATATGTTAAGAGATGGAATATCTTATGAAGACTTAACACAAGAAGGTATTATTGGACTGATTAAGGCACACGAGCTTTTTGAAGATGATAAAGACTTCAAATTATATAAGGATTACTATATAGCAAGAGAGATGTTTAATTATATAAATAATTACGCTAACTATAGAAAGTCAGCTTTTAAAGATTATGCTGAAAATGAAATTCATAAGGATAGCCATTTAAAAGTTTCTTTGAAAGATAGAAATAAGGAAGAAGAACTTAAAAATCTTGAAAAAGAAAATAAAGAAAAACATATTGAGGAAATGAAATATTTAGAGAAAAGAGCTGAAACTTTATTTGATTATTTAAACTTAAAATATAGATTGAGTGAAAGAGAAATTGAAGTTTTAGTATTGTACTATTGTCTTGATGGACATAAGAAAAAAACTTTCTCTGAAATTTCTGAAATTACTAAAATAGAAGATGATAGTTTAGATAAAATTTTAAAGGGAGCAATGTTTAAACTATCAAATGTTGATGAAAAGGTTGAGTTATGA
- the rpoD gene encoding RNA polymerase sigma factor RpoD, giving the protein MELLRKAGERKSISYEEINESLGDDVSTKEIEQLINGMIEHGIKIVNKKKDDTDEDEFEDEDDEEKEILEEEYTDSEEQDELLEDDIDDKLDDTDDESEDTEESFTDFDDEFNPEYIEDVSEDELSNEKLLNLGNNAKVDEPIKMYLREIGQVPLLTHDEEIEYAKKAYEGDEEASKKLIESNLRLVVSIAKKHTNRGLKLLDLIQEGNIGLMKAVEKFEYTKGYKFSTYATWWIRQAITRAIADQGRTIRIPVHMIETINKIKKESRIYLQETGKDASPEILAERLGMEVDKIKAIQEMNQEPISLETPVGSEEDSELGDFVEDQKTTSPYEATNRAILREELDAVLKTLSPREEKVLRYRYGLDDSSPKTLEEVGKIFNVTRERIRQIEVKALRKLRHPSRKKKLEDFKVD; this is encoded by the coding sequence ATGGAGCTATTAAGAAAAGCTGGTGAAAGAAAAAGTATAAGCTATGAAGAAATTAATGAGAGCTTAGGTGATGATGTCTCAACAAAAGAAATAGAACAACTTATTAACGGTATGATTGAACATGGCATTAAAATAGTTAATAAAAAGAAAGATGATACAGATGAAGATGAATTTGAAGATGAAGATGATGAAGAAAAAGAAATTTTAGAAGAAGAATACACAGATAGTGAAGAACAGGATGAGTTACTAGAAGATGATATAGATGATAAACTTGATGATACAGATGATGAAAGTGAAGATACTGAAGAAAGTTTTACAGACTTTGATGATGAGTTTAATCCTGAATATATAGAAGATGTAAGTGAAGATGAGTTAAGTAATGAAAAATTATTAAACTTAGGTAATAATGCAAAAGTAGATGAACCTATAAAAATGTATCTAAGAGAAATAGGACAAGTTCCTTTATTAACTCATGATGAAGAAATAGAATATGCTAAAAAAGCTTATGAAGGTGATGAAGAAGCCAGTAAGAAGCTTATAGAGTCAAACTTAAGACTTGTTGTGAGTATTGCTAAAAAGCATACAAATAGAGGTTTAAAACTTCTTGATTTAATACAAGAAGGAAATATAGGGCTTATGAAAGCTGTTGAAAAATTTGAATATACAAAAGGATATAAATTTTCAACTTATGCAACTTGGTGGATAAGACAAGCAATAACAAGAGCAATAGCTGACCAAGGAAGAACAATAAGAATACCTGTTCATATGATAGAAACAATAAATAAAATTAAAAAAGAATCAAGAATATATCTACAAGAAACAGGAAAAGATGCTTCTCCTGAAATTTTAGCAGAAAGACTTGGAATGGAAGTAGATAAGATAAAGGCAATTCAAGAAATGAATCAAGAACCAATATCTCTTGAAACTCCTGTTGGAAGTGAAGAGGATAGTGAATTAGGGGATTTTGTTGAAGATCAAAAGACAACAAGTCCTTATGAAGCTACAAATAGAGCGATTTTAAGAGAAGAATTAGATGCAGTCTTAAAAACATTGAGTCCAAGAGAGGAAAAAGTATTGAGATACAGATATGGACTTGATGACAGTTCTCCAAAAACATTGGAAGAAGTTGGAAAAATATTCAATGTTACTAGAGAAAGAATAAGACAAATTGAAGTTAAAGCACTTAGAAAATTAAGACACCCTAGTAGAAAGAAAAAACTTGAAGATTTTAAAGTAGATTAG
- the dnaG gene encoding DNA primase, whose protein sequence is MYFKQEDIDKLLDNLRIEEVVGEFIELKKVGSSYKGLCPFHADTNPSFSVTPEKKICKCFVCGSGGNSINFYSKIKNISYTEAIRELAKKYRINIKEYNNTNPNENYEKFYNIMEETHNFFMDKMFSQDSRGALEYLSNRGLDTDLIKEHQLGYASPKWSELYELLNSKGYSDEDLLALGLVKKSEEGRIYDAFRNRVIFPIFSPSGRIIAFGGRSLEKDDSIPKYINSPDTPIFKKGKNIYGIERAINIKNKNYSILMEGYMDVLSANIFGFDTSIAPLGTALTEEQAQLIKRYSSNILLSFDMDKAGISATERASFILKAQGFNIRVLQFEESKDPDEFLKKNGREAFLKVVENSLEIFDFLYNLYSSEYDLNNIIAKQNFIERFKEFFINIENDLEKEMYLKKLSEKTDISIDVLRKTLVEQNKKHFIRKDYIDEAQEKIEKKEFKQANNLEMAIIKMLLRKPNYYENFFINENLESDIAKKIFKFFNEKIKENLFSDSNTIMKEFKNYVEESKDFSEYDKSNELARIIMDYALSPDKIEEERENIELFKSYLREKLKLRDKTKDDIVKKFEFGKLKKEIEKTKSVEEFIEVYNSFKYLF, encoded by the coding sequence ATGTACTTTAAACAGGAAGATATTGATAAGTTACTAGATAATTTAAGAATAGAAGAAGTAGTTGGAGAATTTATAGAATTAAAAAAAGTAGGTTCAAGTTATAAAGGATTATGCCCATTTCATGCGGATACTAATCCTTCTTTTTCAGTTACTCCCGAAAAAAAGATTTGTAAATGCTTTGTTTGTGGTTCAGGTGGGAATTCAATAAACTTTTATTCAAAAATTAAAAATATTTCTTATACAGAAGCAATTAGAGAGTTAGCAAAAAAATATAGAATTAATATAAAGGAATATAATAACACTAATCCAAATGAAAATTATGAAAAATTTTATAATATAATGGAGGAAACTCATAATTTTTTTATGGATAAAATGTTCTCACAAGATTCAAGAGGAGCTTTGGAATATCTTTCAAATAGAGGCTTAGATACAGATTTAATTAAAGAACATCAACTTGGGTATGCTTCTCCAAAGTGGTCAGAACTTTATGAGCTTTTAAACAGTAAAGGCTATAGTGATGAAGATTTATTGGCTTTGGGACTTGTAAAGAAGAGTGAAGAAGGAAGAATATATGATGCTTTTAGAAATAGAGTAATATTTCCAATTTTTTCACCAAGTGGTAGAATAATTGCTTTTGGAGGAAGAAGTTTAGAAAAAGATGACTCAATACCAAAATATATAAATTCACCAGATACTCCAATTTTTAAAAAGGGGAAAAATATCTATGGGATTGAAAGAGCTATAAATATAAAAAATAAGAACTATTCTATTTTAATGGAAGGTTATATGGATGTTCTTTCTGCTAATATTTTTGGTTTTGATACAAGTATAGCACCATTAGGAACTGCCTTAACAGAAGAGCAAGCCCAACTTATAAAAAGATATTCATCCAATATTTTACTATCTTTTGATATGGATAAGGCTGGAATATCTGCAACTGAAAGAGCAAGTTTTATATTAAAAGCTCAAGGATTTAATATAAGAGTTTTACAATTTGAAGAAAGTAAAGATCCTGATGAATTTTTAAAGAAAAATGGAAGAGAAGCTTTTTTAAAAGTAGTTGAGAACTCATTAGAGATTTTTGATTTCTTATATAACTTATATTCAAGTGAGTATGATTTAAATAATATTATAGCAAAACAAAATTTTATAGAAAGATTTAAAGAATTTTTTATAAATATTGAAAATGATTTAGAAAAAGAGATGTATCTCAAAAAACTTTCAGAAAAAACAGATATTAGTATAGATGTTTTAAGAAAGACACTTGTTGAGCAAAATAAAAAACATTTTATTAGAAAAGATTATATTGATGAAGCTCAAGAAAAAATAGAGAAAAAAGAATTTAAACAAGCCAATAATTTAGAGATGGCAATAATAAAAATGTTACTTAGAAAGCCAAATTATTATGAAAATTTCTTTATAAATGAAAACTTAGAAAGTGATATTGCTAAAAAAATTTTTAAATTTTTTAATGAAAAAATAAAGGAAAATTTATTTTCTGATAGTAATACAATAATGAAAGAGTTTAAAAACTATGTTGAGGAAAGTAAAGATTTTTCTGAATATGATAAAAGTAATGAGTTGGCAAGAATAATAATGGATTATGCTTTAAGCCCAGATAAAATTGAGGAAGAAAGGGAGAATATTGAGCTATTTAAGAGTTATCTTAGAGAAAAATTGAAGTTAAGAGATAAAACAAAAGATGATATTGTTAAGAAGTTTGAATTTGGAAAATTAAAAAAAGAAATAGAAAAAACTAAAAGTGTTGAAGAATTTATAGAAGTTTATAATTCATTTAAGTATCTTTTTTAA
- a CDS encoding peptidylprolyl isomerase, with the protein MSIRKFRKQMKPFIIILTVVFILSLAYGGYESYRTSRANKKAQEAMLLNKDYIQKIDIERAKQDISRTYGEGVDKDTVDILAFNDVIEKNLTLHIAKDLKVKVPSSEVDKQYEQLESSMGDKEQFRRMLQVRGLTKDSLKNQIEENLLIQKTREEFAKNINPTDEEINAYMALYSIPVDQKEEAVNLYKSEKGAEAFRDAIVKAKKEMQIKDLAPEYENLLEKTAYEEEGFTITNLDLAKTIANIMLGQKVSKDEAEKQAKELISRQIKISKIAQEKGVKVNENLDTLSQFQDYYLGLAIKVRDEVKPTDDDLTKFYNANKTRYIIPATADAKMIFISVKSGKEDEELAKERAEKLLSELTPENFTEKAKSLANNQDIIYQDLGVFGKEAMVTEFEEALKDVPSNTVINKVIKTKYGYHLVFVKENNSNQQWAVEHILILPYPSEKTMTEKLEKLDKIKADIEAGTLVLNDKIDEDVIQSFDAKGITADGVIPNFIYNPEVGKAVYNIGLNKVGIIKPNKATIIVFQKTKEVKAEDNNFDKLKEEIKSDYINNKVAEYMSKLF; encoded by the coding sequence ATGTCAATAAGAAAATTTCGTAAACAAATGAAACCTTTTATTATTATACTAACAGTTGTTTTTATATTGTCTTTAGCATATGGTGGATATGAAAGTTATAGAACAAGTAGAGCTAATAAAAAAGCACAAGAAGCTATGCTTTTAAACAAAGATTACATTCAAAAAATAGATATAGAAAGAGCTAAACAAGATATTTCAAGAACTTATGGAGAAGGAGTAGATAAAGATACAGTTGATATCCTTGCTTTTAATGATGTAATAGAAAAGAATTTAACATTACACATTGCAAAAGATTTAAAAGTAAAAGTTCCTAGCTCAGAAGTTGATAAACAATATGAACAACTTGAATCATCTATGGGAGATAAAGAACAATTTAGAAGAATGTTACAAGTTCGTGGGCTTACAAAAGATTCTTTAAAAAATCAAATTGAAGAAAATTTATTAATACAAAAAACAAGAGAAGAATTTGCTAAAAACATCAATCCTACTGATGAAGAAATAAATGCTTATATGGCTTTATATTCAATCCCTGTTGATCAAAAAGAAGAAGCAGTGAATTTATATAAATCAGAAAAAGGAGCAGAAGCATTTAGAGATGCTATAGTGAAAGCTAAAAAAGAAATGCAAATAAAAGATTTAGCTCCAGAATATGAAAATTTATTAGAAAAAACTGCTTATGAGGAAGAAGGATTTACTATAACTAACCTTGATTTAGCAAAGACTATTGCAAATATTATGCTAGGTCAAAAAGTTTCAAAAGACGAGGCAGAAAAACAAGCTAAAGAATTGATAAGTAGACAGATAAAAATTTCAAAAATTGCTCAAGAAAAGGGAGTAAAAGTTAATGAAAATTTAGATACTCTTTCTCAATTCCAAGATTATTACTTAGGTTTAGCTATAAAAGTTAGAGATGAAGTAAAGCCTACTGATGATGATTTAACAAAATTCTATAATGCAAATAAAACAAGATATATTATCCCTGCAACAGCAGATGCAAAGATGATATTTATTAGTGTAAAATCTGGAAAAGAAGATGAAGAATTAGCAAAAGAGAGAGCAGAAAAATTGTTATCAGAATTGACACCTGAAAACTTTACAGAAAAAGCAAAAAGTTTAGCAAATAATCAAGATATAATTTATCAAGATTTAGGAGTATTTGGAAAAGAAGCTATGGTTACAGAATTTGAGGAAGCTCTTAAAGATGTTCCTTCAAATACAGTAATTAATAAAGTTATTAAGACAAAATATGGTTATCATCTTGTTTTTGTAAAAGAAAACAATAGTAATCAACAATGGGCAGTTGAACATATTTTAATACTTCCTTATCCTTCAGAAAAAACTATGACAGAGAAACTTGAAAAATTAGATAAGATAAAAGCTGACATAGAAGCAGGTACTTTAGTATTAAATGATAAAATTGATGAAGATGTTATTCAAAGTTTTGATGCTAAGGGTATTACAGCTGATGGAGTAATTCCAAACTTTATATATAACCCAGAGGTAGGAAAGGCAGTATATAACATAGGATTAAATAAGGTTGGTATAATAAAACCTAATAAGGCAACAATAATTGTTTTCCAAAAAACTAAAGAAGTAAAAGCAGAAGATAATAACTTTGATAAATTAAAAGAAGAAATAAAAAGTGATTATATAAATAATAAAGTTGCAGAATATATGTCAAAATTATTCTAA
- a CDS encoding sigma-54-dependent transcriptional regulator, producing the protein MKSAILAISEKKEILKQIRKELAEKYEVITFNNLLDAIDMVRESDFDLILLDNALEGISVGEAKKKLTSIGKDFITVALVDEVNKETTKELEKNGIFAYLLKPIKIEDLDAIILPSLNGLELIKENKRLEEKLSILEEDTDIIGQSTKIKDVRNLIEKIADSDLPVLIVGETGTGKDIIAKEIHRKSDRNKGKYAQVSCALYPGELIERELFGYERGAFLGANASKKGLLEEIDGGTIYIEDIAKMDIKVQSRFLKAIEYGEFKRVGGTKVRKSNVRFLVGTDIDLKQETEKGKFRKDLYHRLTALTIEVPPLRERKEDIPVLANYFLNKIVRILHKETPVISGEAMKFLMEYYYPGNIMELKNLIERMALLSKDKILDVEQLPLEIKTKSDIVENKTVVGVGPLKEILEQEIYSLEEVERVVIAIALQKTRWNKQETSKILGIGRTTLYEKIRKYGLDTK; encoded by the coding sequence ATGAAAAGTGCAATATTGGCAATTTCAGAAAAGAAGGAAATACTAAAACAAATAAGAAAAGAATTAGCAGAAAAATATGAAGTGATTACCTTCAATAATTTGTTAGATGCAATAGATATGGTAAGGGAAAGTGATTTTGATTTAATATTGTTAGACAATGCTTTAGAAGGAATTTCAGTAGGTGAAGCAAAGAAAAAATTAACAAGTATAGGAAAAGATTTCATAACAGTTGCTTTAGTTGATGAAGTAAATAAAGAAACAACAAAAGAATTAGAAAAAAATGGAATTTTCGCATATTTGTTAAAACCAATAAAAATTGAAGATTTAGATGCAATTATTTTACCTTCATTAAATGGTTTAGAATTAATTAAAGAAAATAAAAGATTAGAAGAAAAATTAAGTATATTAGAAGAAGATACAGATATTATAGGACAATCAACAAAAATAAAAGATGTTAGAAATCTTATAGAAAAAATAGCTGACAGTGATTTACCTGTATTAATAGTTGGGGAAACTGGAACAGGTAAGGATATAATAGCTAAAGAAATTCACAGAAAAAGTGATAGAAATAAAGGAAAGTATGCTCAAGTTAGTTGTGCATTATATCCAGGAGAACTTATTGAAAGAGAATTATTTGGATATGAAAGAGGAGCTTTTTTAGGAGCTAATGCAAGTAAAAAAGGACTTCTAGAAGAAATTGATGGTGGGACAATATACATTGAAGACATAGCTAAAATGGATATTAAGGTTCAATCAAGATTCTTAAAAGCAATTGAATATGGAGAATTCAAAAGAGTTGGAGGAACAAAAGTAAGAAAATCTAATGTAAGATTTTTAGTTGGAACAGATATAGATTTAAAACAAGAAACTGAAAAAGGAAAATTCAGAAAAGATTTATATCATAGACTAACTGCATTAACTATTGAAGTTCCACCTTTAAGAGAAAGAAAAGAAGATATTCCAGTACTTGCTAACTATTTCTTAAATAAAATAGTTAGAATATTACATAAGGAAACACCAGTTATTTCAGGAGAAGCTATGAAATTCTTAATGGAATACTACTATCCTGGAAATATAATGGAACTTAAAAATTTAATTGAAAGAATGGCATTATTGTCTAAAGATAAGATTTTAGATGTAGAGCAATTACCATTAGAAATTAAAACAAAATCTGATATTGTAGAAAATAAAACGGTTGTAGGGGTTGGACCATTAAAAGAAATACTAGAACAAGAAATTTATAGCTTAGAAGAAGTTGAAAGAGTTGTAATTGCTATAGCATTACAAAAAACTAGATGGAACAAACAAGAAACTTCTAAGATTTTAGGTATAGGTAGAACAACTTTATACGAAAAAATAAGAAAATATGGTTTAGATACAAAGTAA
- a CDS encoding M50 family metallopeptidase — translation MAFLIAVVMLGLIIFVHELGHFLTAKLFKMPVSEFSIGMGPQVFSVDTNKTAYSFRAIPIGGYVNIEGMEIGSEVENGFSSKPAYQRFIVLFAGVFMNFLMAFILLFITAKVSGRIEYDTNAIIGGLVKGGANEQILKVDDKVLELDGKKINVWTDISETTKLLKDKQEVSALIERNGKQENITLKLTKDEENDRVVLGISPKYKKVDLSTTESLDFAKNSFNSILSDTVKGFFTLFSGKASLKEISGPVGIFKVVGEVSKFGWISIISLCVVLSINIGVLNLLPIPELDGGRIIFVLLELFGIKVNKKWEEKLHKGGMILLLFFILMISVNDVWKLFN, via the coding sequence ATGGCATTTTTAATTGCAGTAGTAATGCTGGGTTTAATAATATTTGTACATGAATTAGGGCATTTTTTAACTGCTAAACTTTTCAAAATGCCTGTGAGTGAATTTTCAATAGGAATGGGCCCACAGGTTTTCTCAGTTGATACAAATAAAACAGCATATTCTTTTAGGGCAATTCCAATAGGAGGATATGTTAATATAGAAGGAATGGAAATAGGAAGTGAAGTGGAAAATGGTTTTAGTTCTAAACCAGCTTATCAAAGATTTATAGTCCTATTTGCAGGAGTTTTTATGAACTTTTTAATGGCTTTTATATTACTTTTTATAACAGCAAAAGTAAGTGGTAGAATAGAATATGATACTAATGCTATTATTGGTGGTTTAGTAAAAGGTGGAGCCAATGAACAAATATTAAAAGTAGATGATAAAGTTTTAGAACTAGATGGAAAAAAAATAAATGTATGGACAGATATTTCAGAAACTACAAAGCTATTAAAAGATAAACAGGAAGTATCTGCTTTGATAGAAAGAAATGGTAAACAAGAAAACATAACTTTAAAACTAACAAAAGATGAAGAGAATGATAGAGTTGTATTAGGTATTTCGCCTAAATATAAAAAGGTAGATTTATCCACAACAGAGAGTTTAGATTTTGCAAAGAATTCATTTAATTCAATATTATCAGATACTGTAAAAGGTTTCTTTACACTTTTTTCAGGGAAAGCTAGTTTAAAAGAAATTAGTGGACCAGTTGGAATTTTTAAAGTTGTAGGAGAAGTATCAAAATTTGGTTGGATATCTATTATAAGTTTATGTGTGGTACTTTCAATAAATATTGGTGTATTGAATTTATTACCCATACCTGAACTTGATGGTGGAAGAATTATTTTTGTACTTTTAGAGCTTTTTGGAATAAAAGTTAATAAAAAATGGGAAGAAAAATTACATAAAGGTGGTATGATACTTCTGTTGTTTTTTATTCTGATGATTAGTGTCAATGATGTTTGGAAACTTTTTAATTAA